The DNA window GTAGAAATTGTTAGTACTTCATTTTGCATCATTCCATATATACTGAATCAATTCACCATTAAAGAAAATAATGGAATTGCTATTTACATAAATACCATTAAATGTGTGAGATCATATCTTAGCTAACGTGTTTCAATCTcgtatttcatttatttaatgcACGCCATGTGTTTGAAAAAACGATACGTTTgaataacaaattaaaaaacgaaaaattaagaatttagttttaatttaaaaaaattactttttaatattaaaaaaataatcaaatcacaatcaaaattaaattttgtgaaaattattttataattaaatttataattttgatttttataattaatatatttaataatttcatagtactattttttatttttattttttacttcctaaaaattttagagaaaaagagaaagaagaaatgttgaaaaagtgaagtgaataatatcattttaggtactcaaactataagaaaatatcatatttagtactagagagaaagataaagaaaatatcaaatttaatacctagatatgaaagttCAAAAATGTCATGCATGCCTTGGGGGCATTTTTGGTGCAAAATTGTgctgaatagtgaaaaagtatcaAAATTGTGATTGCaccttagttcagggactatctacgatatttttaaagtccagggatCATTGAAGTGCAATTTGCATAGTTCAGGGACCATTTGTGTAGTTCActcaaaaattaaaacaaaataatgatGACGTGGAAATGAAATGGAATAGGAGGGCCCTTCCATTGTGAATGCTCATGCAACtcattaaatactaataataatgtgggccCCACTAttattaacaatactttaactaattttcttcttttctctttactttattaattacgGATTATTTTTTGtgacattataaatatatttttttatgggaCTGGCAGACTGAGGGAGCATATGCTAGGAATGTATACGTCTCATCAATaatatattttcttataattCATTTGTAAAATGCCATGTCATTAGACTTTATTCTAAAATAGTTATACATCTAATGTTTATTTATGTATGGTTATACTCAATATTTTTAGGAGTGATAaacatttatttgaaatttcgaATCACCAGTGGCTTTAAAATTATCCATCCTTTAATTAtagaattaaattaagagtgaaAGTTCCTTTTCATTGCAAAAGCTGCATTTAGTTTAGTGCGAAAACTCAAGTTCATTCATATATATTCTTCACAGTTCACACATtttcatgttttaatttttcaaaaaatattactccaggCTAGCTTGGTTTGATAATGCATGAGATAAAACATGTGATTGTGAAATTGAAGTATAACGAGGTAGTATATGTTTTTCTCTAACCAACAGGTACTAAACTGAGAAATTGAATGACAAGTCAGTCATGAATATGTATTTAACAAGAAAGGATTATATTGAGTCACGTCGGCCTATCATTCGGTAGGTACACTTTTTGACAAAAGTCATGAATATAGAGCCTCCTCAAGTTAAACGGAAAAAAGTTGGAAAAAGTTGTGGCATTCAAAAGTCACACCTAGAATTCGACACTTTTTATGAAGGGCCTGTGTAAACAGCTTGCCCACTAAAGATAACCTTTCTCGTCGAGGCAATGATGCAGGGTCTGTATGCGAGATATGTGGATCAAGCTGTGAATCAAGTGACCATCTTTTGTTACAATGCATTGAAGTGGCAAATATTTGGAGATACAGTCCTCTTCGTTTTGAATCTCAGTTCCTCAATCATTTTTCATTTAAACAAGTGGTTTGGTCACTATTGGAGAAATTACCTCAAAAAGTCTTTACACTTTTTGCTTGTATTGCATGGAATATTTGGAAGAGGAGAAATGAATTTTACTTCGAGAAAAAATCTTTTATTGAAAAGAAATTCTTTTGAGGGCCCACAAAAGTTGGATGGAGATGTCCGATACTTTTAAATGAGATACGGAAAATAAAGCTGAACAGCACACGTTGCAGAGATGGAAACCTCCTCCAACAGACACTTTTATTATGAATAGTGATATAAATATTCTCCATGCTGGTCAAGTTGCTTTGGGTGTGATATTTAGATATGAAAAGGGGATGGTTGTTTTCGCATGCAAGACTGAAGTTAAAGCAGCTTGTTCGACAACGTTGATGGAAGGTATTGCTGTTCGTTATGGTTTGAATATGACCCATTTACAAAATATATCCAACTTATATGCGCAAAGTGATAACCAAAATTTGATAAGAGGATTACGTGGGGATGTTGAACTTGATCCTTACAGTGAGGTGATAAAGGATGATATTTTGGCAGTTGCGAGAAGAGTTCACGTCATCTATTTTAATTTCATCCCTAGAGCTCGTAATCGTGTTGCTCACTTATTATCTATGTGTCCAAATTTTGAGAGTGTAAATTTTATTCCTAAAAATATTTTGACTATTGTATTAGAAGAAACATCTtaatatatatgaaattttTAGAGAAGTAGATTTTTGTTCTCTTTGTTGaactaaaaaaaaactttacAAATATAATCCCGACTTATCATTTTGTTAATTTCATTCTAAATCATTGATATATCAAGATACGCACATCACACGGAAAATATGCTATTCTATGGTGATGTTTgatttccaagataaaataatatgaaaatataatctataactgagttgtgagattattttagtcgtaTGAGCAGAACCTAGAAGTgaactaaatttatttttctttatagttAGGTCGCCATTCGCCAAATAAGTACCATATGCTTTTGCTGGCTCCATTATTTAACCATGGtacaaaaattttatttttccattatTCCATATATCATTGCTCTCATCCAGTTATTATGCTTTTACCGgcaaaaaggaaaaggaaaaagagagTCAGTAGTGAACTGTAAAATCAATAACCAAAATGAGCAACGGCGAGGGCGATCGTCCGGCGGTGATGGTCACGAACGACGACGGAATCGATGCCCCAGGAATTCGAGCTCTCCTTCATGTTCTCGTCTCCTCCAACCGATTTAACGTCTATGTTTGCGCTCCTGATTCGTATGTTTTTCAGCATAGATATGTTTCACTTTGTTTTCTCCGCGTGTAATTATCTGTTATCAgcggggagagagagagagagagagaggaattgCGCCAAACTAGGCTGAAATTTAGTAGAATTATCTCTTCATTCATTCAGTATGTGATGCACAATATTTTGATTTCCTTTATCTTGGATTATTGTTCGAACTGACTAAAGGATTATTTGCGATACGCACCTGTAGACAGTGAGAAATCGAAATACTAATAAGCTAGATTGTTCTCGAACTAGAAATACGATATGCTTGCTTAGATAAGTAATTAGAACATGCTAATCATAAATTGTGTTTGATTTTACATGTTCCATTCGTGAAGAGATCTTTGTAGAGAGGTGTGTTTTTGGACATTAGCACACACTTCAATTGTGCACATGGTTGTTTGCTGTCTAGTTAAATAAAATGCAGCTTACTTGAAACATGTTTTTTTGCCTCTGTTTCTGCTATTTTTGGTTGTGATCATGAATTTTATTGTAgtctttctatttttatagtactatgaTTGAATTTGCTGAGGAATATAAAATTTAGGATTATGACTTTGTACTACTTTGCATCCAATTTTGTGTACAGAAAATAAATCTCATCTGATAATTCATGCGTTGATACTTCTCAGGGAAAAGTCTGCAGTTAGTCATAGCATCACATGGCAAAAAGCTCTCATTGCCAGGCCAGTGGAAATTGACGGAACAGTTGCTTTTGCAGTTTCTGGCAAGTTGCAATGTTCTTTGAAACTATAtctattaaatagaaaaagagTGAAATATCTTTGTgaagttttgttttatttatatttttcttctttgaGGGTGGGAAGGATGAATAAAACACTTATACTCCTATTTTGTTCACTTTTCACTTAATTCCATGTCTTGCAGGTACTCCTGCTGACTGTACATCATTAGGAGTTTCCAAAGCTCTGTTCCCCTCAGTACCTGATCTGGTACTTACTTTCCCAGTATTTGAAATGACATTCACAGATTAGTGTTTCTTGCTTTGGTTGCACCATGTTCTCTTATAGTATAAAATACCCATTCAGGTTCCCTCCTGCTAAATGACCTAGCTTATGTATAAATTGCACTTCTCACATTGCAGGGAGAATTTTATGCTTTGCAACATGTGCTGTGTACTTCATTACACCACTTTAACTTGAAAACTCACAGTCTAAATACATATACTCATATACAATACTACTATATTCATTAACAAATATATCTATATATCTCTATATGTGTATCACTTAATAAGTACAACAATTGATATGTACAAACTGGCCAAGCGCATGTAGAATTGCGGCTCAAAATTGATATGAAAAACACATGTCATGTAGAATTGTGGCTCAAAATTGATATGAACAAAATGGCTTCTCTACAGTTCTTTGTGTGTGCATGTTCCAGTAAGAAGATTTGCAGATGTAATTTCAAGTTCcaattctttttcttcttttctgcAGGTAATCAGTGGGATCAATATGGGTAGCAATTGTGGCTATCACATGTTAGTAACAATTCTGTATCTGACTTCTCGATCCTTTTAGATAAGTTGTTGTGGATGTCAAATTGCTTGCTCCTAACTTCATTCCATGTACTTTTCTATGTTGAGCTTCAGTAGAGTGCACCTAATGAACCACGGTAATTTTATCTATTTCTAAATGAAATGCATTAATGTGAATTAACTGGTACTTGTCCTTATTCTTGTCCTTGATTCCTTTATGCAAGTGATATTGTAATTCTTTCAAACAAGGTAGGAGATCAACCATTACAAAGATGTCAGCCTTTCTGAGTTTATTATACTTAAAGTTTGATCTTGTGGCAAAGTGATTATAATATGTTTACATGGTAAACTAAATTCAATGACACTTGTATCTTGATGAATGCAGAACATATTCTGGGACTGTAGCAGGAGCTCGAGAAGCGTTTTTTAATGGAGTACCTTCTATCTCTATATCATATGATTGGTATGAATAGAATATGTTAATTAAAAGACCTGGTCTATAGTATTTCCTAAGGATCTCTATTGAGTTTTGTAATCTATACTGCTTCTTGATCTTAATAATAGAGATTCAGAATGATACTTACACTAGTTCAAGATTTGCAGGGTTGGAGGGAAAAGTACTGTCAATGATTTTAAACTTGCAGCAGAGGTGTGCTTGCCCATAATTTGTGGTCTGTTGGctgaaatcaagaagaaaacatACCCTCAAAACTGTTTTCTGAATGTAGATGTGCCAACTGATGTTGTGAATCATAAGGTATTTTTGGGGCAGGCTTTGGCAAGTCACTTTAACTTCTTTGAGAAGGTGTTAACGTCATTATGTTTGTGGTTgttctatatatatacatataatactGACCAACTTGGGTTTCTGAGCAACTGTTATGGCCataccctttaattttattgttttctaACGAACGGTGGAACAAATATGTGATCATTCTCCCTGGTCCTATCTGTCTTGTTTTAGTGAAAATTAGAAGTATATCAAATGTTTGTTTGCTGATCCTGAACAGGGTTATCGACTAACGAATCAGGGCAAGACTATGGTGAAAATGGGGTGGAGACAAGTTACTTCTGAATCTGAAGGAGGGAAAATGCTGTCAACTATGACCATGGAGACAAATTCATCATCGGGTTCTGAATCAGAGTCCCCGAATTTAAAGCAGGCCCTTGCATTCAAAAGAGAAGTATGTCTCGTTCTCTTATAATTACTCTAGTATTTCTGAATGGCCTTTTGCACGAACTTTTCATTAAGATCAGTGGCATGGCCATATTTTCTCAAGTAATTTGCTATGTTTGAGTTTTCTTTTGACATCTATCTAGACGATACAACTACTTGATAAAGATTTCAATATTTTCTGAAGTTTCTAATAGTATGTATTATGAATCTTATGATAAAGTTTAGTATTATCAGATTAATATATTCTACCTAGCAAGGTATTTAGTATTTCTTAACATTTGAGTCTGCTTTAAGGACCTGCTTATGTGCACAATGGAATTAAATCTCGAACAATTTGAAGTTGCATTGGGTTATGTACATTCTATATACATTAATTCCTTCTATTATCAGGCATGTTTACAGTCCACCTTCTATCGTGGAACATGCAAGTAATGGTAATTATCTTTGCATCCCTTTTCAGGTGAAAGGATCACAAGTTGACAATAGTGATACTGACCACAGTTGCCTTAAAGAAGGATATGTATGTCCCTTTTGCTCTTACTAAATAGTTAGAATAATACTGGTTTGGTGTAATTTGACATTTGTTTATTGCAGATAACTGTCAGTCCTCTAGGAGCCTTAACTCCTGCGGATATGGATAGCCGAGATTTTTATAAGCAGTGGTTGCCAGGTGTTTCGGCACTATAGCAGTGTAAGGGTTcgcattttttaaatttttataaagaTCTGAAAGTTTTTAATCATGATGCATTTTACTTGTGGTTTCATGTTATCAATTCTAGTACTTCCACCCCAACAGTTTTTCTTGCATACATTAACAAATCTTGAACAAATCTATTCAGTTTACTTAAAGGTTCCTAATCATGTCTCAGGATATCTGGAAGGATCTAAATGGTTCACTTATCATAGAGTTGAGCATCATTTCGATCACGAAATCTCCGTTTAGAGGTATCACCATATCACTGTTCCCTATCAGCCTAGCGCATCCTTTATACAGTACCTGTAATAGTTAATCACAGTCTCATTCTCATTGGTTCTGCTATTGGGACAAATCTGATTAGCCATGTACTGCAAAATATCTACTTTCATTGACATGAATAAATATTTCAGTGCTCGTTTCTGCCTCAGAAGTTTATTATGTCTTGACAAATCAGTTTGGTCTCCTTTTTTTTGTCTGGAATAAGGCACTAGTTATTTTCTCAGTAAAATCTATGCGAACATTTAAAACTCCTGGTGATGAAACATTGAAATGACGTAGTTTTATAGTCCATTAGTAGCTATCACCAGTCGAGATTCTAGCTTGTGAATATTTTGAAGAACCTTTCTTGCACAAGACAGAATCAAGATAGCAATGCCAATGGCTTCCGATTCACCCTCCTAGATAATCTTGGTGGATTAGAAGCTCTTGACTTCAATAGAGAAAATAGATCATGAAaccaaaatttgacaaaaaGCTATATTTGCAGAGTGTAGCTGTTGTGTTTCTTGCTGTCTTCTTGTATGTTTGTATATATGTGCATGTGGAGTGATCTCATTTTGGTGTTGGCATAGCCGGTGCACAAGACTCCAGTGGTATGGAGCCTTGTACAAGATATATATAAGGTTTTaattaggggtggcaaatcatgcgtgtcgggtcgttatcgtgtcgacacgataacgacacgaacacgataacaacaaacacgaacacgacccgttaagaaaacctcaaacacgaacacgaacacgacacgaaaccctcagacacgaacacgacacgaacccattaacgacacgaaccaattctggtcaacacgacacgataataacacgtacacgagatgacacgataacgactcgataacaacacgacctgataacggttaaacctattaaaaatgaaaataataagaattaataatattaaaatattatttgttaacggataacacgaacacgacacgaacacgacacagacacgtattgttaacggataacacgaacctgacacgaacacgacacgaacacgacacgaaattttcgtgtcattaacgggtcgacccgataaggacacgaacccaataagctctgacccaaacccattattttcgtgccggttcgtgtcgtgttatcgtgtcgtgtcaaaaattgccagccctagtttTAATCTATGCacaactagatttaaatacagaaacacaGAACAATATCACGAGTAGGGCATGTTTAGGTCATTGTTAGTTTATGTTTAGGTCAtactaacaaagcatgacctaaaatgatcttaacatgacattaaactcaaatcttataatatgaTATAAAACTACTTAATTATGATATTCcgtatttttggttaattattgactatTAGACCATCTattcctagggccaagatttgagccgcatttctggatttaaacacataattggtttgatcatctccctatatatatatatatatatatatggagagcgttattctcctattcatcccttagatcctttattcttcttaatatgggccgtttgatctcattcatcaatggtccagatgatctgcattattacactataatggtgcattattagtcggtgtgcattattcaactgaaaatctgcattattacactataatggtgcattattagtcggtgtgcattattcaactgaaaaattgcattattaaatgacatgtggcaccaatctaaccgtcggatgacaaaatcgtggggctgagattaaaaagaacaaagaacaaaagatgcaaaaaggaaatgaatacatccctataacTTGAGATTAACGTGATGTATTGGGAGGAATGACTAATCTCATGTTTATGGAAATGAGATTTAGTTTagcacttatttttattttagtccttaaacaaaatatattttctcttcCCAAATGTCTTTTTTCAAAACTTGTCAGACTCTAGAGATGCACACAGTTCAAAAACTGCCGGTACCAGTACCGGTTCCTGAAATGGTGGAACTATAACTAGCCCGACAAGGGATTAGCCGGTTCTCGTTTTGGGCCCCGAACCAGAGGTTTTGATTCTAGTTCAAAACCACCGGTTCTGGTTCGCAAATGGTTCGtaaaaccttgggcatctcgACGTAACGCCATTCTTATCTTAGCCACTGAACTTCCTTTTATTTCTCATTTCGGCCGTTCGTCATATATGCAAACTATGGTATATATTAACATGGGagtgatttaaaattttaataaaaaacaaataatcaaatgtaaataaaaataaaattaagtcCAAAATTACGTAATCATTAAGCTGCTTGTTTGgctcaaatcaaatcaaatcaaattatgcattactactattttatgtATGTCGCGTTTCTATATTTATTAGTATAAGTAGAAAATAGCTTTGAGAGGGAAAAAGAGACACCAATAGAACTGACGCAGAAAAGCAGCGCAATTTCATGCATTATTTATGCATAACAACAAAGAACAAGTGTACAAAAACACAGTATACATATCTTAATAAAGCACAAATAGTGTGCAGGTCAAAACTCCTTAGTTTTACCATTTCTTAGCAAATTCTCTCTTTTTCCTATTCTCCCAACTTTCCCGTCACAATTTATGTCTTTCATTCAGTACATTATTTTTACATATTTACACATTGAAACTATCACTATGTACGTGTGACATAGGATAATTACGCAAGAATATAAACGAACACACTATTTGACTTGTGACCAATGGTGGATCTAGTGGGCTGGGTCGACTGAGCCCACCATTGCCTCATTAGGGTTAGAAAACTACATTAAATTCAATCTTTGGAACTATCGCTAATTCTACCGTATACGACACTTCATCTGGCATCTATTGCTAGTGACAACCGTTGAACTACATGCTTTCTAACGCTAGCGATGACCTTATTAATTGTGGCTTTACATGGTCAACTTTAaattcataataataataataataaaactttaaattcaTAATCTAAATTGCGAAATTATTGATTCTTGCTTCCACCAAGTATGTTACTTCtactaaattttaattccgtGACTAATATATAGGGGAATGTAATAATAACCTTTTTTCTGCTTTGGAATTATACTATtgataattttttcttttcaatatcCACTCTATGAGCAACAAATTTTTCtctgagaaaaaaaaagagcataattaatgttttattacttgTACATATCCACTCATGAGTGTGAAACATCATTAAATGGACTGCACCAATAATCTCGATGCCTCCCACTAACATAGACCCATTAAcaatttgaatttcaatttGTTTCCTATATATGGTTGCAATAATTTTCTTTAACCGTATGCAACAAATACTGAAGTTATACAAGCTTAGCCATAAATCCTtattaaaatacatatataattcGTTTATTACGAAAATATTGCCTTACTGTAATTATCTTTAGTTATTcaaattatactagtattaattttttaaattcccCAATTCAACATATATATTCAAAGCAATCTTTACCAATATTTTTCCAGTTTCACAAAAATAACCCAGTCATATTATCACTCCATTTTTTTTATCCTTATTGCAATTCACTTTATTTTCTGAAAACGGAAAGATTGAGATATAAAAAGTATGTTTCTCTTTAGAAACCATTAATGCAGGTTATGAAATAGGAGTgttaattacataatttaatgtAGCCATTGAGACTGTTTAACGGTTTTGCTGAACATCCTAATTCCTGAGCTCTCATTTACTCACTCCTATAAAACCCCCCTCTTTTCCCACAAAtcccaatctctctctctctctccctctccacaCACACACTGACTTCTTCTATTCTCTTTCAACAAAATGGGATTTGGCAGAGAAGATAATCACACAGCTGTTCAAAGTGTTCTTCAACTCCTCAACAAACAATCTCCACTTTCTCTCGAacaggtatatatatatatatgtgtgtgtgtgtgtatgtatgtatataataCAGTATCACTTATTAATTTCCttctcttcatcatcatcatcatcatcatcatcatctctctgtctctcttttGCAGGAGAAATTCTGCAACACTGCATGCGTGGAGAGGTTTCTCAAAGCCAAAGGCCAAAGTGTGAAGAAAGCAGCAAAACATCTCAGAAATTGCCTTTCTTGGAGAGATTCCTTTGCCACTGGTAAATTCTCCCTTTTCCTTTCTACACatagtatttaataattttaaactttttatattttcccctTTATTTCATGCAACACAATTTTCTTGTTTTCAGCTGGGAatattccttttctttttgtGAAAATTTGAAACTGATGAAATATTTAGGTAAGTAAAGACAAATAGTATGAAACAGTATATAACTATTATGTTgacttttgaattatttgaagATCATTTGGTGGCTGATGAATTCTCCCATGAGCTTGCTGAAGGAATGGCCTATGTTGCTGGTCATGACCATGAACTAAAACCTGTCATGGTATATGTTTATTtagaaaaatttaattatttttagttttaatttcttcaagaaaaaagaaattttaaatcTTATTATAACCTATTTGCAGATTTTCCGAATAAGGCAAGATTACCAGAAATTCCACTCACAGAAACTGTACGTATATTTATCTATATCTGGATTATATTCtcctttttttaaatgtacttgAATTTTATGTTTATTTCTCTATAGATTTAATCGGTTGCTAGTGTTTACACTGGAAGTGGCAATTCAAACCATGGCAAAAGATGTTGAGCAATTTGTCATCCTCTTTGATGCAAGTAAGttatagtaatatttatatagtcactaaattttaaattttagtacttttAATATTGCAAAAGTATATGAGCCTTTACTTTGAAAAATTTAGTCTTGCATCGATTTTAGCCCATACTGCTTTAATTTGTTAGCTCGTGCATGAATATTATTTTCAGAAATACACCTATAAAATTTATGAATTACTATATATACACACTTAATATTATGAATATGCATATATACGCCTACACTACATATGTCACTGGTCGTGCTAGATATTTTACGATGCTACAAAAAGTAATAAATAGTTCATCGTAGGATCCTACATGTTTATATCTATTGTGGGTCTTTCGTATCTGTacgaatattaaaaaattatagacCACATGAATTTCTCGTGTAGTATTATAGAATTTTCCGAGCTGGAAATCactataaattattaaaagtcAAACATGCCTCCAAAAATGTCTTTATGCTAGAGTGGTTATTATTTCTACAATTACGATTGGTTAAACACTAAATGTTCGAAATTTTTAGTATTATCTTATTATGCCCTCTTTAATCTTCCCAAAGCCACGCCTTTGCAATAAATCACTAATGTATTAAACTAACTAAATCAGTAAAAACATTACTACCGCAAAAGGTGCCTGAAAAATGAACATCCAACAGAAATTGCCCGGAATGCCCTTGATGTGTCGCGATCAAGTTTGTCCATAATTAGGTCATTTTCATGACTAAATCAGTAAAAACATTACTACCGCAGGGGTATATTAGGTCATTTTCATGGCTAAAATTATTTAAAGCAAAAGTGTCCATAATTCCCCTTTTTCCGACCTGACACAACAGCGAAGTTGAATTTTCTGTTGACCTTTTTCATAGTAATAACTTAACAACTTAAATTCCtaaataatcatttttattactccataatattacaaaagattaaaaaaaaatccgtattttatattaaaaaagtaatcataaaaatttattgatgaATAATGCTGTTTCATACAGGCCTTTTCAGATCAGCAAGTGGGTTTATGAACATGTTGGTTGGAAGCCTGAAAATCATAGGCGATTATTACCCAAGAAGGCTTCACAAGGCTTTTGTGATTGATCCGCCATCTCTCTTCTCTTATTTCTGGAAGGTACACCTTCAAATCATGTTCTTTTTCATATATTCGACAAGTAATATTAGTGTTtcaatgaaaatatatttaCTTTTAGAGTGGTTGAAAAAATacggtcaatttttttttcaaaattgtttCTATAGTATTTCAACGCCTCCTTCCAGCTCTAGGGGCAATTTGGTCCGAAAACTTCTAGACAAGATATTTGTTAGCCTTGCTTGATTGAAACATTAATATTTTCGTGATTACACATTTTGCCATAAATTGCTAAAAACGATAGcgttttaacgaaaatgttttataattttaagGTGATTGCTTTTGGAGTATTTCAACTACTCCCCTTCACGCTCCAGGGGTAATTTGGTCCGAAAATATTTTGGCGGGAAATATTTTAAATCATAATTGAAATACTTATTAGTTATTTTTGCATTCACCTGATATTGCGACATTTCCACATAAAATGCTAAAACCATGGTACAAAAACGAATATTTACCTTAACACGCGGGTTTTGTAGGGAGTTAGGGCATTCGTGGAGCTTTCGGGAATCACAATCACGGTATCAACGGCGAAGTGGGAAGAATCACTCGGATTCGACGCATCGCCAccactagggatgtcaatcgggccggcccgtcgggtttcgggccaaccctactcgggttgcgggtcaatcgggtgcgggctaatcgggttgtgatttctttcgggttataaaagctcagccctaaccctaaaagctcggg is part of the Salvia splendens isolate huo1 chromosome 6, SspV2, whole genome shotgun sequence genome and encodes:
- the LOC121809763 gene encoding 5'-nucleotidase SurE-like isoform X1, producing MSNGEGDRPAVMVTNDDGIDAPGIRALLHVLVSSNRFNVYVCAPDSEKSAVSHSITWQKALIARPVEIDGTVAFAVSGTPADCTSLGVSKALFPSVPDLVISGINMGSNCGYHITYSGTVAGAREAFFNGVPSISISYDWVGGKSTVNDFKLAAEVCLPIICGLLAEIKKKTYPQNCFLNVDVPTDVVNHKGYRLTNQGKTMVKMGWRQVTSESEGGKMLSTMTMETNSSSGSESESPNLKQALAFKREVKGSQVDNSDTDHSCLKEGYITVSPLGALTPADMDSRDFYKQWLPGYLEGSKWFTYHRVEHHFDHEISV
- the LOC121809763 gene encoding 5'-nucleotidase SurE-like isoform X2 — translated: MSNGEGDRPAVMVTNDDGIDAPGIRALLHVLVSSNRFNVYVCAPDSEKSAVSHSITWQKALIARPVEIDGTVAFAVSGTPADCTSLGVSKALFPSVPDLVISGINMGSNCGYHITYSGTVAGAREAFFNGVPSISISYDWVGGKSTVNDFKLAAEVCLPIICGLLAEIKKKTYPQNCFLNVDVPTDVVNHKGYRLTNQGKTMVKMGWRQVTSESEGGKMLSTMTMETNSSSGSESESPNLKQALAFKREVKGSQVDNSDTDHSCLKEGYITVSPLGALTPADMDSRDFYKQWLPGVSAL
- the LOC121807324 gene encoding phosphatidylinositol transfer protein 3-like; translated protein: MGFGREDNHTAVQSVLQLLNKQSPLSLEQEKFCNTACVERFLKAKGQSVKKAAKHLRNCLSWRDSFATDHLVADEFSHELAEGMAYVAGHDHELKPVMIFRIRQDYQKFHSQKLFNRLLVFTLEVAIQTMAKDVEQFVILFDASLFRSASGFMNMLVGSLKIIGDYYPRRLHKAFVIDPPSLFSYFWKGVRAFVELSGITITVSTAKWEESLGFDASPPPSRRLGSSSSSRFSFTVSHHLDLQKPWYLSLSSEPKSSAGRRISHLNARSLSFASTPAISPGSLSFASTPMLSSLFLRRGRAERSSESFAPFVRFYRRPYCEIIYRSKIIRRSQHVSHSQRFSSQI